A window of the Vibrio fluvialis genome harbors these coding sequences:
- the mlc gene encoding sugar metabolism global transcriptional regulator Mlc has protein sequence MYMAQPGHIDHIKQVNAGRVYKLIDQKGPISRIDLSKESELAPASITKITRELIEAHLIHETTVQEAISRGRPAVGLQTNNEGWQFLSMRLGRGYLTIALHELGGDVLIDTKIDIHEIDQDDVLERLLFEIDEFFQTYAAQLDRVTSIAITLPGLVNSDQGIVLQMPHYNVANLALGPEIYKATGLPVFVANDTRAWALAEKLFGHSQDVDNSVLISIHHGLGAGIILDGRVLQGRHGNIGELGHIQIDPNGKRCHCGNIGCLETVASSQAIREQVAERLAAGEASSLSEKAHEDITIEDICAAAAEGDPLAVDVVETLGRYLGSAIAIVINLFNPEKVLIGGVINQAKNVLYPAIQRCIEEQSLPVYHQDLQLVESRFYKQATMPGAALIKQALYDGLLLMKVVEG, from the coding sequence ATGTACATGGCTCAACCAGGCCATATTGATCACATCAAACAGGTCAATGCTGGCCGTGTATATAAACTCATAGACCAAAAAGGTCCCATATCCCGCATCGATCTGTCGAAAGAAAGTGAACTTGCGCCAGCAAGTATTACCAAAATCACCCGAGAATTGATTGAAGCTCACCTGATACACGAAACCACCGTCCAAGAAGCCATCAGCCGAGGTCGTCCTGCGGTGGGGCTACAAACTAACAATGAAGGCTGGCAATTTCTCTCCATGCGTCTCGGACGTGGCTACCTGACCATAGCGCTCCATGAGTTAGGTGGCGATGTACTGATAGATACCAAAATCGATATACACGAAATCGATCAGGATGATGTATTAGAGCGGCTGCTGTTTGAAATTGACGAATTTTTCCAGACTTACGCTGCACAGCTTGATCGCGTCACCAGCATTGCCATTACGCTCCCTGGCTTGGTGAATTCCGATCAGGGCATTGTGCTGCAAATGCCACACTACAATGTGGCAAATCTGGCTTTAGGGCCGGAGATTTATAAGGCGACCGGCCTGCCGGTCTTTGTGGCCAACGACACTCGTGCCTGGGCATTGGCGGAAAAACTGTTTGGTCATTCACAAGACGTCGACAACTCAGTACTGATCTCAATTCACCACGGTTTGGGGGCGGGGATCATTCTTGATGGTCGCGTGCTGCAAGGTCGTCACGGTAATATCGGGGAGCTGGGCCACATTCAGATTGATCCGAATGGCAAACGCTGCCATTGCGGTAATATTGGCTGTTTGGAAACGGTTGCCAGTTCGCAGGCCATTCGTGAACAAGTGGCAGAACGCCTTGCTGCCGGTGAAGCCTCGTCGCTGAGCGAAAAAGCGCACGAAGACATTACGATCGAAGACATTTGTGCCGCGGCCGCGGAAGGCGATCCGCTTGCGGTCGACGTGGTAGAAACACTGGGCCGTTATCTCGGCTCGGCCATCGCGATTGTGATTAACCTGTTCAACCCGGAAAAAGTGCTGATTGGTGGCGTCATCAATCAGGCGAAAAATGTGCTGTATCCTGCGATTCAGCGTTGCATCGAAGAGCAGAGCCTGCCGGTTTACCATCAGGATTTACAACTGGTGGAATCGCGTTTCTATAAGCAAGCGACCATGCCCGGTGCCGCACTGATCAAACAGGCGCTGTACGATGGTTTGTTGCTGATGAAAGTGGTTGAAGGGTAA
- a CDS encoding outer membrane beta-barrel protein: MRNRYFVLVALSLVAPVKAAVYLTPFVGYTVGGEVEDSQGNAYDVKPSASFALAAEIPYQTGRFGLLYATQQTDIDNINHSAAMHYLQFQSSLYYPIDEAFSSYLGLGVGASYADVDWAENKYGFSASIFTGLEYRFTSNIALNTQLRWLGTVVDNDTSAVCTSGDSTSKCLIHFKSDWMNQFSANLGMTIHF; the protein is encoded by the coding sequence ATGCGTAATCGCTATTTTGTGCTTGTTGCTCTGTCGCTCGTTGCTCCAGTGAAAGCCGCCGTCTACCTTACACCGTTTGTTGGTTATACCGTCGGCGGCGAAGTGGAAGACAGCCAGGGCAATGCCTATGACGTTAAACCTTCGGCAAGCTTCGCGCTGGCAGCTGAGATCCCCTATCAAACGGGTCGTTTCGGCCTGCTTTATGCCACGCAGCAGACCGACATTGACAACATCAACCACAGCGCTGCGATGCACTACCTGCAATTTCAAAGCAGTTTGTACTACCCGATCGACGAGGCATTCTCGAGCTATCTGGGCTTAGGGGTTGGCGCATCGTATGCCGATGTCGACTGGGCAGAGAATAAATACGGATTTTCAGCCAGCATTTTTACCGGACTGGAATATCGCTTCACCTCCAACATTGCTCTCAACACTCAACTGCGCTGGTTGGGGACGGTTGTCGACAACGATACGAGTGCTGTCTGCACTTCGGGTGACTCCACCAGCAAATGTCTAATTCACTTTAAATCTGACTGGATGAATCAGTTTTCTGCCAATCTTGGGATGACGATTCACTTCTGA
- a CDS encoding chemotaxis protein CheV: MSGILNTVDQRTNLVGENRLELLLFSLNSRQIFAINVFKVREVIKMPKTTKMPGSHPNITGVASLRGDPVPIIDLRRAIGFPPSRLENPEQNLIITEYNRTVQGFLVGQVRNIVNTAWTEIQPPPKSAGRSNYLTAITQIKEQDQTKIVEIIDVEKVLAEIIDYDVSISQEVLDPALVDEMVGRNILIVDDSSTARNQVKGTLSQLGLNIIECRDGLEALKLLKSWCDKGKDINKELLMMITDAEMPEMDGYKLTHEVRNDPRMADLFITLNTSLSGSFNEAMVQKVGCNRFISKFQPDRLVEAVQDRMREIL, encoded by the coding sequence ATGTCGGGTATTTTAAATACGGTCGATCAGCGTACCAATCTGGTGGGGGAAAACCGCCTCGAATTGTTGCTATTTAGCTTAAATAGTCGCCAAATTTTTGCTATCAACGTATTTAAGGTTCGGGAAGTCATTAAGATGCCGAAAACCACCAAAATGCCGGGTTCGCACCCGAACATTACTGGTGTGGCGTCGTTACGTGGTGATCCTGTGCCGATTATCGATTTGCGCCGCGCGATTGGTTTTCCGCCTTCGCGTTTAGAAAACCCCGAGCAAAATCTGATCATCACCGAATATAACCGTACAGTGCAGGGCTTTCTGGTCGGGCAGGTGCGTAATATCGTCAATACCGCTTGGACCGAGATTCAGCCGCCACCAAAATCGGCCGGACGTTCAAACTACCTGACGGCGATTACCCAAATCAAAGAGCAGGACCAAACTAAAATCGTTGAAATCATCGACGTTGAAAAAGTGCTGGCAGAGATCATCGATTACGATGTGTCGATCTCACAAGAGGTGCTGGATCCTGCGCTGGTGGATGAAATGGTCGGACGTAATATTCTGATCGTGGATGACTCATCAACCGCACGTAACCAGGTGAAAGGCACGCTGTCACAGCTTGGTCTGAATATCATCGAATGTCGCGATGGCTTGGAAGCGTTGAAGCTACTAAAAAGCTGGTGTGATAAAGGCAAAGACATCAACAAAGAGCTGCTGATGATGATCACCGATGCCGAAATGCCGGAAATGGATGGCTATAAACTGACGCATGAAGTGCGCAACGACCCGCGCATGGCGGACCTGTTTATTACCCTCAATACTTCTCTGAGTGGCAGCTTTAATGAAGCCATGGTGCAGAAAGTCGGTTGTAACCGTTTTATTTCCAAGTTCCAGCCGGACCGATTGGTGGAAGCGGTGCAAGATCGCATGCGTGAAATTCTCTAA
- a CDS encoding error-prone DNA polymerase, giving the protein MVYAELFCQSNFSFLTGASHPEELVIQADFLRYHAIAITDECSLAGVVRAHTAIKQQQLGIKQIVGSLFQLNDECRFVLLCPNQDAYAELCRIITNARRRSEKGQYKLSEWDVMSARHCLVIWLPSHTERDKYWGQWLRQHHPHRLWLGVQRHLGPQDNAYLSHCRTLARELEMPITACGGVLMHNATRLPLQHILTAIQRGQPVEHIQAHLVSNTERALRSQAKLSKLFPPEWLQESVRIAERCEFQLGSLHYRYPSELVPDGHTPMAYLRQLVEQGKALRFPHGVPADINATIEKELTLIEELDLPYYFLTIHDIVMFAKHSGILYQGRGSAANSVVCYCLEITSVDPRQISVLFERFISKERQEPPDIDVDFEHERREEVIQYLYRKYGRERAALAATVISYRFKSAVRDVGKALGIHEAQLDFFIKNVNRRDRGLGWQAQLTELGLEPQSLKGQQFIELVNELIGFPRHLSQHVGGFVISSGPLYELVPVENAAMPERTIIQWDKDDLESLGLFKVDVLALGMLTAIRKCFTCIEQQYQRKLSIADITRLQDDANVYGMIQRADTIGVFQIESRAQMSMLPRLKPRCYYDLVIQIAIVRPGPIQGDMVHPFLKRRDGIEDVTYPSKEVEAVLQRTMGVPIFQEQVIKIAMVAAGFSGGEADQLRRAMASWKKTGELAKFRTKLINGMLARGYELAFAERIYDQICGFGEYGFPESHSASFAVLAYCSAWLKYYYPEAFYTALLNSLPMGFYSASQLVQDAQRHGIAVLPVCVNASQWDHQVVEHDQQWAMRLGLRQVKGFSEQGAQLLLNARPAQGFHHPAQLKRCGLTQKDMESLASANALHSFAHNRYATRWTMMDSLSDLPLFEQLEEAAPALYQQPSDMDTLVEDYASLGLSLTQHPVTLLDTAGELGRFTRMRDLIQLPHKSLVTVAGIVTGRQSPGTAAGVTFFTLEDDTGNINVVVWQATARAQKSAYISAKMLMVKGILEREGSVIHVIAGRLIDLTPKLHQLQTQSRDFH; this is encoded by the coding sequence ATGGTTTATGCAGAACTGTTCTGTCAGAGTAATTTCTCGTTTCTGACCGGCGCATCTCATCCCGAAGAATTGGTCATTCAGGCTGATTTTCTGCGCTATCACGCCATTGCGATTACCGATGAGTGCTCGCTCGCTGGCGTGGTCCGCGCCCACACTGCCATAAAGCAGCAACAACTGGGCATCAAACAGATTGTCGGCAGCCTGTTTCAGCTCAATGACGAGTGCCGCTTTGTATTGCTGTGCCCGAATCAGGACGCGTATGCTGAACTGTGCCGCATCATCACCAATGCTCGGCGGCGTAGTGAGAAAGGCCAATACAAACTGTCGGAATGGGATGTGATGTCGGCGCGCCACTGCCTGGTGATTTGGCTGCCGAGCCACACCGAGCGCGACAAGTACTGGGGGCAATGGCTGCGTCAGCATCACCCCCATCGATTATGGCTGGGCGTGCAACGCCACCTCGGGCCGCAAGACAACGCTTACCTCAGCCACTGCCGCACGCTGGCACGAGAATTAGAGATGCCAATTACCGCCTGCGGCGGCGTGTTGATGCACAACGCAACCCGCCTGCCCCTGCAACACATTCTGACCGCTATTCAACGCGGCCAGCCGGTAGAACACATTCAGGCCCATTTGGTGAGCAATACCGAGCGTGCGCTGCGCAGCCAGGCCAAGCTGAGTAAACTGTTTCCGCCCGAATGGCTGCAAGAAAGTGTGCGCATTGCTGAACGCTGCGAATTCCAGTTGGGCTCGCTTCACTACCGCTACCCCAGTGAGTTGGTGCCCGATGGTCACACGCCGATGGCCTATCTGCGTCAGCTCGTCGAGCAAGGCAAAGCGCTGCGCTTTCCGCACGGCGTGCCCGCCGACATCAACGCCACAATTGAAAAAGAGCTGACGCTGATTGAAGAGCTCGATCTGCCCTACTACTTTCTCACCATTCACGACATTGTGATGTTCGCCAAACACAGCGGCATTCTTTATCAGGGGCGCGGTTCGGCGGCCAATTCCGTGGTGTGTTACTGCCTGGAAATCACTTCGGTGGATCCACGCCAGATCAGCGTGCTGTTTGAGCGCTTCATCAGTAAAGAGCGCCAAGAGCCGCCGGATATTGATGTCGATTTTGAACACGAACGGCGCGAAGAGGTGATTCAGTATCTGTATCGCAAGTATGGCCGTGAGCGAGCAGCCTTGGCGGCGACGGTGATCAGCTATCGCTTTAAAAGCGCCGTGCGCGATGTGGGTAAGGCGCTCGGCATCCATGAGGCGCAACTCGATTTTTTCATCAAGAACGTTAACCGCCGCGATCGCGGTTTGGGCTGGCAAGCGCAGCTCACTGAACTGGGCTTGGAACCGCAGTCGCTCAAAGGACAGCAGTTTATTGAGCTGGTCAACGAACTGATCGGCTTTCCACGTCATTTATCACAGCACGTCGGCGGTTTCGTTATTTCCTCCGGCCCGCTGTACGAACTGGTGCCGGTTGAAAATGCCGCTATGCCGGAACGCACCATTATTCAGTGGGATAAGGACGATTTGGAGAGTCTCGGGCTGTTTAAAGTCGATGTATTGGCACTTGGCATGTTAACCGCGATTCGCAAGTGCTTTACCTGCATTGAGCAGCAGTATCAGCGCAAACTCAGCATTGCCGATATCACTCGCCTGCAGGATGATGCCAACGTGTATGGCATGATTCAGCGCGCCGACACCATTGGCGTGTTTCAGATTGAATCGCGCGCTCAGATGAGCATGCTGCCACGCCTGAAACCGCGCTGCTACTACGATTTGGTGATTCAGATTGCGATTGTGCGTCCCGGCCCGATTCAGGGCGACATGGTGCACCCATTTCTCAAGCGGCGCGATGGCATTGAAGACGTCACCTACCCGTCAAAAGAGGTGGAAGCGGTACTCCAACGCACCATGGGCGTACCGATTTTCCAAGAGCAAGTGATCAAAATTGCCATGGTCGCTGCCGGATTTTCGGGCGGTGAAGCCGACCAATTACGCCGCGCCATGGCGTCATGGAAGAAAACTGGCGAGCTGGCGAAATTTCGCACCAAGCTGATCAACGGCATGCTGGCGCGGGGTTATGAGCTGGCGTTTGCCGAGCGGATTTATGATCAAATCTGCGGTTTTGGCGAATACGGTTTTCCGGAAAGTCATTCAGCCTCGTTTGCGGTACTGGCGTACTGCTCTGCATGGCTGAAATACTACTATCCGGAAGCGTTTTATACCGCGCTGCTCAATAGCCTACCCATGGGGTTTTACAGCGCCTCGCAACTGGTTCAGGATGCTCAGCGTCACGGCATCGCGGTGCTACCGGTGTGCGTGAACGCCTCGCAGTGGGATCATCAAGTGGTCGAGCATGATCAGCAATGGGCAATGCGCCTTGGCCTGCGACAGGTAAAAGGCTTCAGCGAACAAGGTGCGCAATTGCTGCTGAACGCTCGTCCGGCGCAAGGATTTCACCACCCGGCGCAGTTGAAACGTTGCGGGCTCACCCAAAAGGACATGGAGTCGCTCGCGTCAGCCAACGCGCTGCACAGCTTTGCGCATAATCGCTATGCGACCCGCTGGACAATGATGGATTCGCTCTCCGATTTGCCTCTGTTTGAGCAACTAGAAGAAGCTGCGCCTGCGCTGTATCAACAGCCCAGTGACATGGATACCTTGGTCGAAGACTACGCCTCGCTCGGTTTGTCTCTCACCCAGCACCCGGTGACCTTGCTCGATACCGCAGGCGAACTGGGGCGTTTTACCCGCATGCGAGATTTGATTCAGTTACCGCACAAGTCGCTGGTCACCGTGGCAGGAATCGTCACCGGACGCCAGTCCCCTGGCACGGCGGCGGGCGTGACCTTTTTTACTCTGGAAGATGATACAGGCAACATCAATGTGGTGGTATGGCAAGCCACTGCGCGGGCGCAAAAAAGCGCCTATATCAGCGCCAAGATGCTGATGGTGAAAGGGATTTTGGAACGCGAAGGCAGCGTAATTCACGTCATCGCCGGCCGACTTATCGATCTGACGCCAAAACTCCACCAGTTACAAACTCAGTCGCGGGATTTTCATTAA
- the cydH gene encoding cytochrome bd-I oxidase subunit CydH, translating into MERDFKFALCVVVTVFAVLIGFGLIAITS; encoded by the coding sequence ATGGAACGCGATTTCAAATTTGCACTTTGCGTCGTTGTGACCGTGTTTGCAGTATTGATTGGCTTTGGACTCATCGCCATTACAAGTTAA
- the pyk gene encoding pyruvate kinase: MTSALRRTKIVTTLGPSTDKGETLEAIIRAGANVVRMNFSHGSAEDHKARAQKVREIAAKLGKHVAILGDLQGPKIRVSTFKEGKIELIEGERFVLDANLAPGEGDQDAVGIDYKNLPKDVQREDILLLDDGRVQLLVVAVEGSKVHTTVLVGGPLSNNKGINKKGGGLSADALTEKDKRDIQLAAEIKVDYLAVSFPRNGADMDYARRLARDAGLEARLVAKVERAETVSCDENIDDIVRASDVIMVARGDLGVEIGDPELIAVQKKLIHRAKALNRIVITATQMMESMIANPMPTRAEVMDVANAVLDGTDAVMLSGETAAGKYPVETVKAMAEVCIGAEKMIESNQQNYRIDRSFTTAEETVAMSTIYAANHLEGVKAMVTLTESGRTSLMTSRLNSVLPIFAMSRNESTLNRCALYRGVMPFYFDSKNGTGFEVAQAALEALKEKKLLAFGDLVIITQGDIMEVEGSTNCMRILPVL, translated from the coding sequence ATGACCTCAGCATTAAGAAGAACAAAAATTGTCACGACTTTAGGGCCTTCAACAGACAAAGGAGAAACTCTGGAAGCGATCATCCGCGCGGGAGCCAACGTAGTACGTATGAACTTCTCGCACGGCTCAGCCGAAGATCACAAAGCCAGAGCGCAGAAAGTGCGCGAGATTGCCGCCAAGTTGGGAAAACACGTCGCGATTCTGGGCGACCTGCAAGGGCCGAAAATTCGTGTCTCGACCTTTAAAGAGGGCAAAATTGAACTTATCGAAGGTGAACGATTTGTACTGGATGCCAATCTGGCTCCAGGCGAAGGGGATCAGGATGCTGTCGGTATTGATTACAAAAATCTGCCAAAAGATGTGCAACGTGAAGACATTCTGCTGCTGGACGACGGCCGCGTACAACTACTGGTGGTTGCAGTCGAAGGCAGTAAAGTACACACCACCGTACTGGTTGGTGGTCCGTTATCAAACAACAAAGGCATCAACAAAAAAGGCGGCGGTCTGTCTGCCGATGCGCTGACAGAAAAAGACAAACGTGATATTCAACTCGCCGCTGAAATCAAAGTGGATTATCTCGCCGTATCGTTCCCGCGCAACGGTGCGGATATGGATTATGCTCGCCGCCTGGCCCGCGATGCCGGCCTCGAAGCCCGACTGGTTGCCAAAGTCGAGCGTGCGGAAACGGTCTCCTGTGACGAAAACATCGATGATATCGTACGAGCATCCGACGTAATCATGGTCGCTCGTGGTGATTTGGGGGTGGAAATCGGTGACCCGGAACTGATCGCCGTGCAGAAGAAACTGATTCACCGCGCCAAAGCGCTGAACCGCATTGTAATTACCGCAACACAGATGATGGAATCAATGATCGCAAACCCGATGCCGACGCGAGCCGAAGTGATGGACGTTGCCAACGCAGTATTGGATGGCACCGATGCCGTCATGCTGTCCGGTGAAACTGCGGCGGGTAAATACCCGGTTGAAACCGTCAAAGCAATGGCAGAAGTGTGCATCGGCGCAGAAAAGATGATTGAATCCAACCAACAAAACTATCGCATTGATCGCTCCTTTACCACCGCTGAAGAGACCGTAGCCATGTCAACCATCTACGCAGCCAACCATCTGGAAGGTGTTAAAGCGATGGTGACCCTGACCGAATCCGGGCGCACCTCACTGATGACTTCACGTCTCAACTCGGTGCTGCCGATTTTCGCGATGTCGCGGAATGAAAGTACCCTTAACCGCTGTGCACTCTATCGCGGGGTCATGCCGTTCTATTTTGACAGCAAAAATGGCACTGGCTTTGAAGTCGCACAAGCGGCGCTGGAAGCGCTGAAAGAGAAGAAACTCCTCGCCTTTGGCGATCTGGTGATCATCACCCAAGGTGACATTATGGAGGTGGAAGGTTCCACGAACTGTATGCGTATCTTACCTGTCCTCTGA
- a CDS encoding patatin-like phospholipase family protein produces the protein MINSGTVSELDSRVDLTRLSKFIGGKNALVAQGGGQRGIFTAGVFDAFMMSNFDPFEEFFGTSAGALNISSFLCRQPELGKSFIVDLTTDPQFFHLFSYIRRKQYLNLDWALDKICDYPYRLDLDMGRQVLGQRKAFAAVTSTRTLSDFYFPILGPDWRNVLIATCAIPRLYPHEVELAHQHYIDGGVSASIPVQEAWRREARFIAVIRTENLEDESELPIRIEPQHEPVKWFRDSFNTIQNQWQNKLVQWKDDWNSFFYQQIEKSKLAKMEHKHLGTLNGGRWLFGADDIYRLSHLIGDKFDSGLADMLMVHYQTYSLTCDFLRTPPDDTFIVQIAPSEPLKSSSLLSSTDDLMHDYELGREAGFRFVKTYLDASELKSERLKQHALSMPDHGE, from the coding sequence ATGATTAATAGTGGAACTGTTTCTGAATTGGACTCTCGGGTCGATTTAACTCGACTCTCCAAATTTATCGGCGGAAAAAACGCGTTGGTCGCTCAAGGTGGCGGGCAGCGAGGGATTTTTACCGCCGGTGTGTTTGATGCCTTTATGATGTCCAATTTCGATCCATTCGAAGAATTCTTTGGCACGTCAGCGGGCGCGCTGAACATCAGCTCGTTTTTGTGTCGTCAACCTGAGTTGGGTAAGTCTTTTATTGTCGACTTAACCACTGACCCGCAGTTTTTCCACCTGTTTAGTTACATTCGGCGTAAGCAGTATTTAAATCTCGACTGGGCACTGGATAAGATTTGTGATTATCCGTATCGATTGGATTTGGACATGGGCCGTCAGGTGCTTGGTCAGCGAAAAGCGTTTGCAGCGGTGACCTCGACCCGAACATTGAGCGATTTCTATTTTCCGATTCTTGGCCCGGACTGGCGCAACGTGCTGATTGCGACTTGTGCAATCCCACGTTTGTATCCTCATGAAGTGGAACTGGCTCATCAACATTATATTGATGGTGGCGTGTCGGCTTCGATTCCGGTTCAGGAGGCCTGGCGCCGCGAAGCACGCTTCATTGCCGTGATTCGTACTGAGAATCTGGAAGATGAATCGGAATTGCCAATTCGTATAGAACCCCAACATGAGCCCGTGAAGTGGTTTCGGGATTCGTTTAATACCATTCAGAATCAGTGGCAAAACAAACTCGTCCAATGGAAAGATGACTGGAACAGCTTCTTCTATCAGCAGATCGAGAAATCTAAGCTGGCGAAGATGGAGCACAAACATCTTGGTACTTTAAACGGTGGTCGTTGGCTGTTTGGCGCTGATGATATCTATCGTTTAAGCCACCTGATTGGCGATAAGTTTGATTCCGGTCTGGCAGACATGCTGATGGTGCACTACCAGACGTATTCGTTGACGTGTGATTTTCTGCGCACGCCACCGGATGATACGTTTATTGTGCAGATAGCACCCAGTGAACCGCTCAAATCCAGTTCGTTGTTGAGCAGTACAGACGACCTGATGCACGATTATGAACTTGGGCGGGAAGCCGGTTTTCGTTTTGTTAAAACCTATCTTGATGCCAGTGAGCTCAAGTCGGAACGGTTGAAACAACATGCGCTTTCGATGCCGGATCATGGTGAATAA
- a CDS encoding sodium-dependent transporter, translated as MKREQWGSRAGFILAAVGSAIGLGNIWRFPYMAYENGGGAFFIPYLFAMITAGIPFMILEFSMGQKNRGSAPATLARINSKFEWLGWFQVGVAAVIAVYYVAVIGWAISYFGMSFDQSWGTDTNAFFFSDYLGLGDNSPTNLGGIQWKIAIAMTIAWAITYAAIVGGVKSGIERASKIMMPILFVMVLLLIARMIFLPGALDGVNYMFEPDFSKIWDVKVWAAAYGQIFFTLSIGFAIMLAYSSYLPEKSDITNNAFMTVLINCGFSILAGIMIFSVLGYMAQEQGKPLTEVVSAGVGLAFVTLPAAINLLPAPYILGPLFFLALVVAGLSSHISIMEAVTSAVIDKLGWSRKKAANIVIGVGFIVSMAFATNGGLLLLDLVDHFANNVGIMASCLVELVLMTWLMKISDARKYVNSISDFSVGVWFDICLRFISPVILAIIVATKLRTLLTEGYGGYDLTLGWVMIAALFVIGVAINLTSRKENY; from the coding sequence ATGAAGCGAGAACAATGGGGATCCCGTGCCGGATTTATTCTGGCAGCAGTCGGATCTGCGATCGGTTTGGGTAACATCTGGCGTTTCCCATACATGGCCTACGAGAACGGCGGCGGCGCCTTTTTCATCCCTTACCTGTTTGCCATGATCACGGCAGGTATCCCGTTCATGATCCTAGAATTTTCTATGGGTCAGAAAAACCGCGGTTCTGCACCAGCCACTCTGGCACGCATCAATTCCAAGTTCGAATGGCTGGGTTGGTTCCAAGTTGGTGTTGCAGCGGTGATCGCCGTTTACTACGTGGCGGTTATCGGTTGGGCAATCTCTTATTTCGGCATGTCTTTCGATCAAAGCTGGGGTACAGACACTAATGCTTTCTTCTTTAGTGATTATCTGGGTCTGGGTGACAACTCACCAACGAATCTGGGTGGCATTCAGTGGAAAATTGCGATTGCGATGACCATTGCTTGGGCAATCACTTATGCTGCTATCGTCGGCGGCGTGAAGTCCGGTATTGAGCGTGCATCGAAAATCATGATGCCAATCCTGTTCGTGATGGTTCTTCTTCTGATCGCTCGTATGATTTTCCTACCAGGTGCTCTGGATGGTGTGAACTACATGTTCGAACCTGATTTCAGCAAAATCTGGGATGTGAAAGTTTGGGCAGCGGCATACGGCCAGATCTTCTTTACCCTGAGTATCGGTTTCGCGATCATGCTGGCTTACTCTAGCTACCTGCCAGAGAAATCAGACATCACCAATAACGCGTTCATGACGGTACTGATCAACTGTGGCTTCTCAATTCTGGCCGGTATCATGATCTTCTCGGTTCTGGGCTACATGGCACAAGAACAGGGCAAGCCATTGACTGAAGTTGTATCTGCAGGTGTTGGTCTGGCGTTTGTGACTCTGCCAGCAGCAATCAACTTGTTGCCAGCGCCATACATCCTTGGCCCACTATTCTTCCTGGCACTAGTGGTTGCCGGCCTGAGCTCGCACATCTCTATCATGGAAGCGGTAACCTCTGCGGTTATCGACAAACTGGGTTGGAGCCGTAAGAAAGCTGCGAACATCGTGATTGGCGTAGGTTTCATCGTCTCAATGGCGTTTGCAACCAACGGCGGCCTGCTGCTGCTTGACTTGGTTGACCACTTCGCCAACAACGTGGGCATCATGGCAAGTTGTCTGGTTGAACTGGTTCTGATGACTTGGCTGATGAAGATCTCTGATGCACGTAAATACGTGAACTCCATTTCTGACTTCAGTGTGGGTGTGTGGTTCGATATCTGTCTGCGCTTTATCTCTCCGGTGATTCTGGCGATCATCGTGGCAACCAAACTAAGAACGCTATTGACTGAAGGCTACGGTGGCTACGACCTGACTCTGGGTTGGGTCATGATTGCAGCTCTGTTCGTCATTGGTGTGGCGATCAACCTAACCAGCCGTAAGGAGAACTACTAA